Part of the Nostoc sp. ATCC 53789 genome, AGGACTAAAAGCGACTCCCCAAAACGCACCTTTAGAACCTTGGAATGTCTTGAGCAAAGTACCATCTCGCTTCCAGAGTTTCACTGTTGCATCCCAACTAGCAGAGGCGAGAAACTGGCCATCAGGACTAAATGCTACTCCCCAGACTGAAGCGGTGTGACCTTTAAAAGTTTTGAGCAGAGTACCATCTAGCTTCCAGAGTTTAATAGTGCCATCTTCACCCACCGAGGCCAGTATTTGACCGTCAGAACTAAAATCTACTGCTCTAACTGCTCCCTTGTGACCTTTGAGAGTTGCAACTTCCGTACCATCACGTCGCCAAAGCTTAACTGTATTGTCTATACTGGCTGAGGCAATTAAAGAACTATCAAGACTAACATCTACCGCCATAACACTTGCTGTATGGTCGGAAAAACGATTGTATTCATCTGCTCCATAAACTGCTTGCCTGAGTGCGTTTTCAACTTGAGGTACAAGATTTGAGTTAGTTGTTCCTAGCTTATGCAGTCTGTCTTTGGCTTTGATTGCTTCTACAAGCGCATCCAATCTCCGTTGGGAGGCAAACAGTCCAACAGAAGAAGATACAAGCGCTCGAATTTCGCTGCTCTTAGCTTGACTTTCGCTTTTTTTGGTTTGACGATACATAATGAAACTTCCCACCCCCAAAATGCTAGAGACGAGCAAACCAATACACACTGCAACTAGCAAAAACCTTTGAAATTTAGCAGTTTTTTGCTCTTGTGCTAGTCGTGCTTCTACTTCTTTTGCCCGTGCTGCCTCCAATACTGTTTGCACTTCGCGCTGTTCGCATTCTTGACTTGCAGCTAAAAATTGATAATCCCAATTGCTTAGACTTTTGCCCTGTATCCAATTTTGAGTATCTTTGAGAGCCTGTCCTCGCAATAAACGCGATTCATCTTTATACCCTGATGCTACCCAAGCATTAAATGTCTGCGAATAAGGGCGGAGATTGTCTAATTGTTTTAACACCCATTCAGCATTGAAAACACTCCGATAGATGGGATTTTTAATTTTGAGATAGCCGTTGTGTTTCTCTACTAAACCAGATAACAAAAGCTCTGTTTGTTCTCGACTATCATCAATCGGAACAGGAAGATGAGGCAAAGTGAAAAACTCTTCTCCCCTACTCGATGACATTTCCTTCTGGAGGAAGCCTCCACTACTAGACTGCTCCTCTGCTTGCAACACCTTCTGATAAATACCTAATAACCGCCCTGCTCGTTGGTCGTTGAATAATAGGCGATCTCTTATAGTACGTAGATGTTCTGGTTCGTCTTGTGATTGCCAATTTTGAATAATATGCGTTTTCACTAATTGCTCAATCCAAAATGCTTCTGTACCTGGAATGAGGCTAATCATTCCTGTAGCATTTTCAGCAGCAAGTTGAATAACTAAGTTACAAAGTTTTTGTGTGAGAAACGGTTGTCCCTCTGTCCAATGAATAATTTCTTGCAGTATTGCTTGTGGTTGACTGACTACTTCCTTTACTCCTTGAAGCAGAGGAGTAGCTTCATAGAGTTGAAAGCCGTGTAACTCAATTGCTTTACCAAGGTTAAAGGGTGTGCGGCCTTTATCAGCGATGAGGTCGGAAGGACTAGCTACACCAAATAGTGCAAATCCCAAACGATTAAAGTTTGAATTCTCTGGTCGCTGATTATAGCATTGACGAATCCAAGCAAAAAAGTCGTTAATTGGGAAACTTAAACTAAGTAGGCTATCAATCTCATCAATAAAGATGAAAATGCGTTCGGCTTTGGCGTTTGGTAGTAAAACTTCTTCAACAAAAGAGTGTAGTTTTTGTACTGAGGAAATACCTTTTTGCGTCTCCCACCAACCTTTAAAGTTGATCTGTTCTGCTAAATTTAAGCTGTAGAACAAGCTGATAATGATGCCTTTGTACCATTGTTCTGGTGTAGTATCCTCAATACCTAAGATGGTCATATCCAAATAAACACAGCTATAGCCTTCTTCTCTAAGACGATAACTGGTGCGCTGTAGTAAGGATGACTTACCCATCTGGCGAGAGTTGAAAACGTAACAAAAATCCCCAGCTTTCAGGCTAGTATAAAGTTTTTCGTCTGCGTCACGGATAACATACGTGGGATCGTCACTGCGGAGACTACCTCCTACTTGATATCTCATATTGAAGTGTAATTATCAAATACAGAGCTTACGTAAACAATAGCCGAAAAGAAAGATTTCCAGGTAGGGGCTATTCATGAATAGCCTCTACCTTTCGTGTATATCTTTGCCAGGTTAGGATTTTTTTGCAGTTTGATCGAGTATTGCCATAAATGATAGTGATAGATGCCAACGTAGAGTGAGTTGGGAGGATATAAAAGCGTCTGGGATAACTCTAAAAGACTCATGTATAAGCTATCACTTACTAGGATAGAGGAATATAAGCGAGGTTTTCCAAATTCAATCAAAAGGAAATTTGTTTTATTCTCTGCATAAATTAATTAAAATG contains:
- a CDS encoding AAA-like domain-containing protein, with the protein product MRYQVGGSLRSDDPTYVIRDADEKLYTSLKAGDFCYVFNSRQMGKSSLLQRTSYRLREEGYSCVYLDMTILGIEDTTPEQWYKGIIISLFYSLNLAEQINFKGWWETQKGISSVQKLHSFVEEVLLPNAKAERIFIFIDEIDSLLSLSFPINDFFAWIRQCYNQRPENSNFNRLGFALFGVASPSDLIADKGRTPFNLGKAIELHGFQLYEATPLLQGVKEVVSQPQAILQEIIHWTEGQPFLTQKLCNLVIQLAAENATGMISLIPGTEAFWIEQLVKTHIIQNWQSQDEPEHLRTIRDRLLFNDQRAGRLLGIYQKVLQAEEQSSSGGFLQKEMSSSRGEEFFTLPHLPVPIDDSREQTELLLSGLVEKHNGYLKIKNPIYRSVFNAEWVLKQLDNLRPYSQTFNAWVASGYKDESRLLRGQALKDTQNWIQGKSLSNWDYQFLAASQECEQREVQTVLEAARAKEVEARLAQEQKTAKFQRFLLVAVCIGLLVSSILGVGSFIMYRQTKKSESQAKSSEIRALVSSSVGLFASQRRLDALVEAIKAKDRLHKLGTTNSNLVPQVENALRQAVYGADEYNRFSDHTASVMAVDVSLDSSLIASASIDNTVKLWRRDGTEVATLKGHKGAVRAVDFSSDGQILASVGEDGTIKLWKLDGTLLKTFKGHTASVWGVAFSPDGQFLASASWDATVKLWKRDGTLLKTFQGSKGAFWGVAFSPDGQTIAAASLDRTVKLWKRDDSGWQNAKPVQTLQGHTAWVVGIAFSPDGQTIASASEDRTVKLWRRDSISKSYRLDKTLQGHDAGISGVAFSPDGQTIASASLDKTIKLWNIDGTELRTLRGHSASVWGVTFSPDGSFIASAGAENMVRLWQSQNPFQKSIIAHKAGIWSIAIASDSSTIATTSHENMVKFWSRQGKLLKTITESKGEVSEVSFSGDDKLIALFTSDDSVKIKKRDGTLIASYKNVHSKVTSGVLSPDGQTIAMAGVDKNIQISRRDRLWRGVAHRAATLQILKGHQAEVWHVVFSPDSRLVGSASGDTTAKLWTLDGNLFRTLVGHSAAVWRVVFSQDSKMLATGSGDNTVKLWTLDGKLLNTLKGHKAGIWGIAFTPNGKIVASGSVDASIKLWKLDGREVTTLTGHTAAIRVVAISPDGTLLVSGGDDNTLILWNLPRILNLDVLNYGCTLVQDYLKTNTAVEEGDRSLCNMPRFK